A stretch of Henckelia pumila isolate YLH828 chromosome 4, ASM3356847v2, whole genome shotgun sequence DNA encodes these proteins:
- the LOC140894668 gene encoding beta-glucuronosyltransferase GlcAT14A-like — MGKNVHLRSGRIFTDRRWKIPFFLSLIVSVTIFTSSMFGIYLSPYGQDQIQLDTLSFSDIEDPEGNFVEFDLRKSFASNQESEIEPPRFAYLISGTKGDSQRMLRTLQAVYHPRNQYILHMDLEAPPKERLNLTMSVKNDPTFSEVENVRVMAPSNLVTYKGPTMIACTLQGIAILWKESLNWDWFINLSASDYPLMTQDDLLHIFSNLSRNLNFIEHTEISGWKLNQRAKPIIIDPGLYLSKKSDLASTLQRRSLPTSFKLFTGSAWVFLTRSFVEYCIWGWDNLPRTILMYYTNFISSPEGYFHTVICNTEEFRNTAVSHDLHYIAWDTPPKQHPRLLTIKDFSHMVNSSAPFARKFPKDDPVLDKIDRELLGRTHRFARGAWCIGSSDNASDPCFLRGDDSVFRPGPGADRLEILMRNLLSEDSSGNSCRKRG; from the exons aTGGGAAAGAATGTTCATCTTCGTTCCGGAAGAATATTCACAGATAGAAGATGGAAAATTCCCTTCTTTTTGAGTTTGATTGTGTCTGTCACTATATTCACTTCCTCCATGTTTGGAATATACTTATCACCGTATGGTCAGGATCAAATTCAACTTGATACTCTGTCATTTTCGGACATTGAGGACCCGGAAGGGAATTTTGTAGAATTTGATTTAAGGAAGTCATTTGCATCCAACCAGGAATCGGAGATAGAGCCTCCAAGATTTGCTTATCTGATTTCAGGAACGAAAGGCGATAGCCAAAGGATGTTGAGGACGTTGCAAGCCGTTTATCACCCTAGGAATCAGTATATTCTTCACATGGATCTTGAAGCTCCTCCAAAGGAGAGGTTGAATTTAACAATGTCGGTGAAGAATGATCCGACATTTAGTGAAGTAGAAAACGTGCGCGTCATGGCTCCATCGAATTTGGTTACATATAAGGGGCCAACTATGATAGCTTGTACCCTTCAAGGGATAGCAATATTGTGGAAGGAGAGCTTGAATTGGGATTGGTTTATTAATCTGAGTGCTTCTGACTATCCTCTCATGACTCAAGATG ACCTGCTGCACATCTTCTCAAATCTGTCCCGAAATCTTAATTTCATTGAGCATACGGAGATCAGTGGGTGGAAACT GAACCAGAGAGCAAAGCCGATCATAATTGATCCTGGCCTTTACCTATCCAAAAAATCTGATCTTGCTTCAACCTTGCAACGCCGTTCGCTACCAACTTCATTTAAGTTGTTTACTG GGTCGGCATGGGTTTTTCTAACGCGCTCTTTTGTGGAATACTGCATATGGGGATGGGATAATCTTCCCAGAACAATCCTAATGTACTACACAAATTTTATTTCCTCTCCCGAAGGGTATTTCCACACGGTTATTTGCAACACCGAAGAGTTTCGAAACACTGCTGTAAGTCATGATCTCCACTACATTGCTTGGGACACTCCTCCTAAGCAGCACCCAAGATTATTGACCATCAAAGATTTTAGCCACATGGTGAACAGTAGCGCCCCGTTCGCACGTAAGTTTCCTAAAGATGATCCGGTACTTGACAAGATTGATCGAGAGTTGTTGGGTCGAACCCATCGTTTTGCCCGAGGAGCATGGTGTATAGGAAGCTCGGACAATGCGTCTGATCCTTGCTTTCTGCGAGGTGATGACTCTGTGTTTAGGCCTGGCCCTGGTGCCGATAGGTTGGAAATTCTTATGAGGAACTTGTTATCTGAAGATTCAAGTGGTAATTCCTGTCGAAAACGAGGGTGA